From the Lolium rigidum isolate FL_2022 chromosome 2, APGP_CSIRO_Lrig_0.1, whole genome shotgun sequence genome, one window contains:
- the LOC124691187 gene encoding 4-hydroxyphenylpyruvate dioxygenase-like isoform X2: MPPTPTTATGAAAVTPEHAPRRFPRVFRVNPRSDRFPVLAFHHVELWCADAASAAGRFAFALGAPLAARSDLSTGNSAHASLLLRSGALAFLFTAPYAPPPEESASAAATASIPSFSAPAARTFAAAHGLAVRAVGLRVADAAEAFRVSVAGGARPAFPPADLGHGFTLAEVELYGDVVLRFISYPDNNETTLPFLPGFQRVSSPGAVDYGLTRFDHVVGNVPEMAPVIAYMKGFLGFHEFAEFTAEDVGTAESGLNSVVLANNAENVLLPLNEPVHGTKRRSQIQTYLDYHGGPGVQHIALASADVLRTLREMRARTPMGGFEFMAPPQAKYYEGVRRIAGDVLSEEQIKECQELGVLVDRDDQGVLLQIFTKPVGDRPTFFLEMIQRIGCNEKDEVGQEYQKGCCGGFGKGNFSELFKFIEDYEKTLQANQSVVAQ; this comes from the exons ATGCCGCCCacccccaccaccgccaccggcgccgccgccgtcacgcCAGAGCACGCGCCGCGGCGCTTCCCCCGAGTCTTCCGCGTCAACCCGCGCAGCGACCGCTTCCCCGTGCTCGCCTTCCACCACGTCGAGCTCTGGTGCGCggacgccgcctccgccgccggccgcttcgCCTTCGCGCTCGGCGCGCCGCTCGCCGCCCGCTCCGACCTCTCCACGGGCAACTCCGCGCACGCCTCCCTCCTGCTCCGCTCGGGCGCGCTCGCCTTCCTCTTCACCGCCCCCTACGCGCCACCCCCGGAGgaatccgcctccgccgccgccaccgcctccatccccTCCTTCTCCGCCCCCGCCGCGCGGACCTTCGCCGCGGCCCACGGCCTCGCGGTGCGCgccgtcggcctccgcgtcgccGACGCCGCCGAGGCCTTCCGCGTCagcgtcgccggcggcgcgcgcccAGCCTTCCCCCCCGCCGACCTCGGCCACGGCTTCACCCTCGCCGAGGTCGAGCTCTACGGCGACGTCGTGCTCCGCTTCATCAGCTACCCTGACAACAACGAAACAACCCTCCCCTTCCTACCTGGCTTCCAGCGCGTGAGCAGCCCGGGGGCCGTCGACTACGGGCTGACCCGGTTCGACCACGTGGTGGGCAACGTGCCGGAGATGGCCCCGGTCATCGCCTACATGAAGGGCTTCCTGGGCTTCCACGAGTTCGCCGAGTTCACCGCCGAGGACGTCGGCACCGCCGAGAGCGGGCTCAACTCCGTGGTGCTCGCCAACAACGCCGAGAACGTGCTGCTGCCGCTCAACGAGCCCGTCCACGGCACCAAGCGCCGCAGCCAGATTCAGACCTACCTCGACTACCACGGCGGGCCCGGCGTGCAGCACATCGCGCTCGCCAGCGCCGACGTGCTCAGGACGCTCAGGGAGATGCGCGCGCGCACGCCCATGGGCGGCTTCGAGTTCATGGCGCCGCCGCAGGCCAAATACTATGAAGGCGTGCGGCGCATCGCGGGGGATGTGCTCTCGGAGGAGCAGATCAAGGAATGCCAGGAGCTCGGGGTGCTCGTTGACAGGGATGACCAAGGGGTGCTGCTCCAAATCTTCACCAAGCCAGTGGGGGACAG GCCAACGTTTTTCCTGGAGATGATTCAAAGAATCGGGTGCAATGAGAAGGACGAGGTCGGGCAAGAGTACCAGAAGGGTTGCTGTGGCGGGTTTGGCAAGGGCAACTTCTCCGAGCTCTTCAAGTTCATCGAGGATTATGAGAAGACCCTTCAAGCCAATCAATCTGTTGTAGCTCAGTAA
- the LOC124691187 gene encoding 4-hydroxyphenylpyruvate dioxygenase-like isoform X1 gives MPPTPTTATGAAAVTPEHAPRRFPRVFRVNPRSDRFPVLAFHHVELWCADAASAAGRFAFALGAPLAARSDLSTGNSAHASLLLRSGALAFLFTAPYAPPPEESASAAATASIPSFSAPAARTFAAAHGLAVRAVGLRVADAAEAFRVSVAGGARPAFPPADLGHGFTLAEVELYGDVVLRFISYPDNNETTLPFLPGFQRVSSPGAVDYGLTRFDHVVGNVPEMAPVIAYMKGFLGFHEFAEFTAEDVGTAESGLNSVVLANNAENVLLPLNEPVHGTKRRSQIQTYLDYHGGPGVQHIALASADVLRTLREMRARTPMGGFEFMAPPQAKYYEGVRRIAGDVLSEEQIKECQELGVLVDRDDQGVLLQIFTKPVGDRPTFFLEMIQRIGCMEKDEVGQEYQKGGCGGFGKGNFSELFKSIEDYEKTLEAKQSVVAQ, from the exons ATGCCGCCCacccccaccaccgccaccggcgccgccgccgtcacgcCAGAGCACGCGCCGCGGCGCTTCCCCCGAGTCTTCCGCGTCAACCCGCGCAGCGACCGCTTCCCCGTGCTCGCCTTCCACCACGTCGAGCTCTGGTGCGCggacgccgcctccgccgccggccgcttcgCCTTCGCGCTCGGCGCGCCGCTCGCCGCCCGCTCCGACCTCTCCACGGGCAACTCCGCGCACGCCTCCCTCCTGCTCCGCTCGGGCGCGCTCGCCTTCCTCTTCACCGCCCCCTACGCGCCACCCCCGGAGgaatccgcctccgccgccgccaccgcctccatccccTCCTTCTCCGCCCCCGCCGCGCGGACCTTCGCCGCGGCCCACGGCCTCGCGGTGCGCgccgtcggcctccgcgtcgccGACGCCGCCGAGGCCTTCCGCGTCagcgtcgccggcggcgcgcgcccAGCCTTCCCCCCCGCCGACCTCGGCCACGGCTTCACCCTCGCCGAGGTCGAGCTCTACGGCGACGTCGTGCTCCGCTTCATCAGCTACCCTGACAACAACGAAACAACCCTCCCCTTCCTACCTGGCTTCCAGCGCGTGAGCAGCCCGGGGGCCGTCGACTACGGGCTGACCCGGTTCGACCACGTGGTGGGCAACGTGCCGGAGATGGCCCCGGTCATCGCCTACATGAAGGGCTTCCTGGGCTTCCACGAGTTCGCCGAGTTCACCGCCGAGGACGTCGGCACCGCCGAGAGCGGGCTCAACTCCGTGGTGCTCGCCAACAACGCCGAGAACGTGCTGCTGCCGCTCAACGAGCCCGTCCACGGCACCAAGCGCCGCAGCCAGATTCAGACCTACCTCGACTACCACGGCGGGCCCGGCGTGCAGCACATCGCGCTCGCCAGCGCCGACGTGCTCAGGACGCTCAGGGAGATGCGCGCGCGCACGCCCATGGGCGGCTTCGAGTTCATGGCGCCGCCGCAGGCCAAATACTATGAAGGCGTGCGGCGCATCGCGGGGGATGTGCTCTCGGAGGAGCAGATCAAGGAATGCCAGGAGCTCGGGGTGCTCGTTGACAGGGATGACCAAGGGGTGCTGCTCCAAATCTTCACCAAGCCAGTGGGGGACAG GCCAACATTTTTCCTTGAGATGATACAAAGAATCGGGTGCATGGAGAAGGACGAGGTCGGGCAAGAGTACCAGAAGGGTGGCTGCGGCGGGTTTGGCAAGGGCAACTTCTCCGAGCTGTTCAAGTCCATCGAGGATTATGAGAAGACACTTGAAGCCAAGCAATCTGTTGTAGCTCAGTAA
- the LOC124691188 gene encoding urease accessory protein F-like gives MEQDHSALKKMRVDDAADSVMTEVPAHAPASSMNQQLFWSQWQLLDSILPTGGFAHSYGLEAAMQSRIVNNPEDLRLFLIQALENVGSLLLPFVYCASKSPDATTWVKLDQLLEATLTNEVSRKASTSQGLALLRVAASVFTEIQALHDLRKTFLGSTSVSFHHAPIFGLICGLVGFDSETTQRAYMFVTMRDVISAATRLNLIGPLAASVLQHQVAPDAERMVQKWRDRDVSEASQTAPLLDALQGCHAYMFSRLFCS, from the coding sequence ATGGAACAAGACCACTCGGCTTTGAAGAAAATGAGAGTGGACGATGCAGCCGATTCTGTGATGACTGAAGTACCTGCCCATGCCCCTGCATCAAGTATGAATCAGCAACTATTCTGGAGCCAGTGGCAGCTACTGGACTCCATCCTTCCCACCGGGGGTTTCGCACACTCGTACGGTCTCGAAGCCGCTATGCAATCGCGCATAGTGAACAACCCAGAAGACCTGAGGTTATTTCTCATCCAGGCCTTGGAGAACGTTGGCAGCCTGCTGCTTCCATTCGTGTACTGCGCCAGCAAGTCTCCTGATGCCACGACATGGGTCAAGCTAGATCAGCTGCTGGAAGCCACGTTGACGAACGAAGTCAGCAGGAAGGCGTCGACGTCGCAGGGCTTGGCCCTGTTGAGGGTGGCAGCGTCTGTCTTCACCGAAATTCAGGCGCTGCACGACCTCCGGAAGACATTCCTCGGCTCCACGAGCGTGTCGTTTCACCATGCACCGATATTCGGGTTGATATGTGGGTTGGTTGGATTCGACAGCGAGACCACGCAGAGGGCTTACATGTTTGTGACGATGAGGGATGTGATCTCCGCGGCGACGAGGCTTAATCTGATCGGACCGCTTGCTGCTTCGGTGCTGCAGCACCAGGTTGCTCCAGATGCTGAGAGGATGGTGCAGAAGTGGAGGGACCGTGACGTCTCAGAAGCTTCACAGACTGCGCCACTGCTTGACGCGTTGCAGGGCTGCCATGCTTACATGTTCTCTAGGCTGTTCTGCTCCTGA
- the LOC124685854 gene encoding auxin-responsive protein SAUR71-like has translation MKRIFRRFSLVAAADSSSTASAVAAYRQLRSPKQAPPTGRARVPQGHVPVCVGEEGGPVERFAVRADLLGRPAFAALLTRAAQEYGYGHPGALRIPCPVADFRRLLVRLSSDPSAVEC, from the coding sequence ATGAAGCGCATCTTCAGACGGTTCTCCCTCGTCGCCGCGGCagactcctcctccaccgcctcagCCGTGGCGGCCTACCGCCAGCTCCGGTCGCCGAAGCAGGCGCCTCCGACCGGCCGCGCGCGGGTGCCGCAGGGGCACGTGCCGGTGTGCGTCGGCGAGGAGGGCGGGCCCGTGGAGCGGTTCGCCGTGCGCGCCGACCTGCTGGGCCGGCCGGCCTTCGCCGCGCTTCTCACGCGCGCCGCCCAGGAGTACGGGTACGGCCACCCCGGCGCGCTCCGCATCCCCTGCCCCGTCGCCGACTTCCGCCGCCTCCTCGTCCGCCTCTCCTCCGACCCCTCCGCCGTCGAGTGCTAG